A single region of the Sorghum bicolor cultivar BTx623 chromosome 7, Sorghum_bicolor_NCBIv3, whole genome shotgun sequence genome encodes:
- the LOC8064315 gene encoding vesicle-associated membrane protein 714 yields the protein MAIVYALVARGTVVLAEFAAVSGNAGAVARRILEKLPPDAESRLCFAQDRYIFHVLRSDAAGITFLCMANDTFGRRIPFLYLEDIQMRFMKNYGRVAHSALAYAMNDEFSRVLHQQMEFFSSNPSADTLNRLRGEVSEIHTVMVDNIEKILDRGDRISLLVDKTSTMQDSSFHFRKQSKRLRRALWMKNAKLLVVLTVVIVVLLYLIISAFCGGLSLSSCRS from the exons TTCTGGCCGAGTTCGCCGCCGTCTCAGGCAACGCCGGCGCCGTGGCCCGCCGGATCCTCGAGAAGCTGCCGCCCGACGCCGAGTCCAGGCTGTGCTTTGCGCAGGACCGGTACATCTTCCACGTCCTCCGGTCTGACGCCGCCGGCATCACCTTCCTCTGTATGGCCAACGACACCTTCGGAA GAAGAATCCCCTTTCTCTACCTGGAGGACATCCAAATGAGGTTCATGAAAAACTACGGCAGAGTCGCCCACTCTGCGCTGGCTTACGCCATGAACGATGAATTCTCCAGGGTGCTCCATCAGCAAATGGAGTTCTTCTCCAGCAACCCAAGTGCTGACACACTCAACCGTCTCCGCGGAGAAGTCAGTGAG ATACACACCGTCATGGTCGACAACATTGAGAAAATTCTTGACAGAGGCGACCGCATCTCGCTCCTTGTGGACAAGACATCCACCATGCAGGACAGCTCCTTTCACTTCCGCAAGCAATCCAAGAGGCTCCGCAGAGCTCTTTGGATGAAGAATGCCAAGCTTCT AGTTGTGTTGACAGTTGTCATAGTAGTGCTGCTCTACTTGATCATTTCTGCTTTCTGTGGAGGCCTTTCCTTATCATCATGCAGATCATGA
- the LOC8064316 gene encoding casparian strip membrane protein 2, which translates to MTSESATVIQMDDGRAPAPAAAGAAAAAAASSSYATAPTSISAAEPAAAPRKTTTVPFLLRSGAEGFRRCLAVIDFLLRVAAFGPTLAAAISTGTADERLSVFTNFFQFHARFDDFPAFTFFLVANAVAAGYLVLSLPFSVVVILRPNKATGGVRLLLLLCDVLIMALLTAAGAAAAAIVYVAHSGNRRANWVPICMQFHGFCQRTSGSVVATFLAVLVFIVLILMAACVIRRSK; encoded by the coding sequence ATGACAAGCGAGTCCGCCACCGTGATCCAGATGGACGACGGCAGGGCCccggcaccagcagcagcaggagcagccgccgccgccgccgcgtcgtcgTCCTACGCCACTGCTCCAACAAGTATCAGTGCTGCTGAaccagcggcggcgccgcgcAAGACGACCACCGTCCCGTTCCTGCTGCGCTCGGGCGCCGAGGGGTTCCGGCGCTGTCTGGCCGTGATCGACTTCCTTCTAAGGGTAGCCGCCTTCGGGCCCACGCTGGCGGCCGCCATCTCCACGGGCACCGCCGACGAGAGGCTGTCCGTGTTCACCAACTTCTTCCAGTTCCATGCGAGGTTCGACGACTTCCCGGCCTTCACCTTCTTCCTGGTGGCCAACGCCGTCGCCGCGGGGTACCTGGTGCTGTCGCTGCCCTTCTCCGTCGTGGTCATCCTCCGGCCCAACAAGGCCACGGGCGGCGtcaggctgctcctgctcctctgCGACGTGCTGATCATGGCGCTGCTCACGgcggccggcgccgccgccgcggccatcgTGTACGTGGCGCACTCGGGCAACCGGCGCGCCAACTGGGTTCCCATCTGCATGCAGTTCCATGGATTCTGCCAGCGCACCAGCGGCTCCGTCGTCGCCACCTTCCTCGCCGTGCTCGTCTTCATCGTGCTCATCCTCATGGCCGCCTGCGTCATCAGACGCAGCAAGTGA